CCGGCTTGGGCCAAAAAGCGCGCGGCAGCGATAAAACTGTTGCAGGAAGAAGCCGAGTTGGAGGAAATTGTTAAGCTGGTCGGTTTGGATGCGTTGTCAGCGGGCGACCGTGTGAAACTAGAAGCTTCAAGGTCATTGCGCGAAGATTTCTTGCACCAAAACAGCTTTGATGAAATAGATACATATTCCTCCTTGAATAAGCAAAAATATATGTTGTCGATTATCATGGAATATTATGAGCAGGCCACCCGCGCTGTCGCGGAAGGCGCGAAGATCCATGAAGTAACCGGGCTTAAGGTTATGGAAGGAATCGGCCGTCTGAAATATGTTCGTGAAGATGAAGTAGAAACCACTTATCAAAAATTGGCGTATGAACTGACGGCTGAACTGGACGAAGTGCGCAATCAAAACGTGTAAGAGGTGTGAGATGGCAAAAGAATATCAAACAATAGAAGAAGTAGCTGGTCCGTTGATGTTGGTGCGGAAGGTACAAGATGTAAAATACTATGAAATGGGTGAAATCGAACTGCCGAACGGTGAGTTGCGTCGGTGCCGGGTGCTTGAGATAAACGGCGAAAATGCTTTGGTGCAACTGTTTGAGAATTCGGTAGGAATTAACATTCAGGACAGTAAGGTGCGTTTTTTGGGGCACGGCTTGGAACTGCCGGTTTCGGAAGATATGCTGGGCCGGGTTTTTGACGGAATGGGGCATCCGGCCGACGGCGGACCGGAGCTTATTCCGGAAGCTCGCATGGATGTTAACGGTTTGCCGCTGAACCCGACGGCGCGTGACTACCCGGATGAGTTTATTCAAACCGGGGTTTCGGCGATTGATGGGCTGAACACATTGGTGCGTGGTCAGAAGTTACCTATTTTTTCCGCTTCCGGTCTGCCGCATTCGCAGCTGGGCGCACAGATTGCGAGACAGGCGAAAGTTATTGGTGACAAAGAGCAAAAGTTTGCCGTTGTCTTTGCGGCCATGGGTATTACTTTTGAAGAGGCCGACTACTTTATTAAGGACTTTCAGCGTACCGGAGCGATTGATCGTACGGTATTATTCATTAACTTGGCTGACCAACCGGCGATTGAACGCATAGCGACGCCGCGTATGGCACTTACTTGTGCTGAATATCTGGCCTTTAAGAAGGATATGCATGTATTGGTAATTATGACCGACATCACCTACTATGCCGAGGCTTTGCGTGAGGTTTCCGCAGCTCGTAAGGAGGTCCCCGGACGCCGCGGCTATCCCGGTTATCTGTACACCGACTTGGCGACAATGTATGAACGGGCCGGGCGAGTAAAAGGCAAAAAAGGATCAATAACGATGGTGCCGATTTTAACCATGCCGGATGAGGACAAAACTCACCCAATTCCTGATTTGACCGGTTATATTACTGAAGGCCAGATTATTTTGAGCCGAGAACTGTACAAAAAAGGGTTGCGGCCGCCGGTGGATGTTTTGCCATCTCTGTCTCGTCTAAAAGATAAAGGTATCGGTGAGGGCAAGACGCGAGAAGACCATGCGGGGACGATGAATCAGTTATTTGCAGCATATTCACGCGGCAAAGATGCACGTGAGCTGGCGGTTATCCTGGGTGAATCTTCGTTGTCGGAAATGGATCGTCTGTATGCGCGTTTCGCGACTGAATTTGAAGAAAAATATGTTTCACAAGGCTTTGATACTAATCGCAGCATCGAGGAAACGCTAGATTTAGGATGGAAGTTGTTGGGAATCTTACCGCGATCAGAGTTGAAACGGATTAAAGAAAGTATTCTAGATAAATACTATGTTCCGGCTGACCCGATGAAACATTAATTGGAGGTGTGCTATGGCAAAAGCAGCGGTAAGTCCGAATCGGATGGAGCTGATGCGATTAAAAAAGGAGCTGAATACAGCGCGTCGCGGCCATAAGATGCTCAAAGACAAGCGGGACGAATTGATGCGTCAGTTCATGGATATTATTCGTGACAATCAGCGGTTGCGTAAAGAAGTGGATGTTCGTTTGAACAAAGCCTCGGAAGGCATGGCTTTAGCAGCAGCGGTAATGTCGCCAGAAACCTTGCAGGAAGCTTTGTTGCTTAGTCAGGAAAAGCGTACGGTTGATGTA
This is a stretch of genomic DNA from Mageeibacillus indolicus UPII9-5. It encodes these proteins:
- a CDS encoding V-type ATP synthase subunit B → MAKEYQTIEEVAGPLMLVRKVQDVKYYEMGEIELPNGELRRCRVLEINGENALVQLFENSVGINIQDSKVRFLGHGLELPVSEDMLGRVFDGMGHPADGGPELIPEARMDVNGLPLNPTARDYPDEFIQTGVSAIDGLNTLVRGQKLPIFSASGLPHSQLGAQIARQAKVIGDKEQKFAVVFAAMGITFEEADYFIKDFQRTGAIDRTVLFINLADQPAIERIATPRMALTCAEYLAFKKDMHVLVIMTDITYYAEALREVSAARKEVPGRRGYPGYLYTDLATMYERAGRVKGKKGSITMVPILTMPDEDKTHPIPDLTGYITEGQIILSRELYKKGLRPPVDVLPSLSRLKDKGIGEGKTREDHAGTMNQLFAAYSRGKDARELAVILGESSLSEMDRLYARFATEFEEKYVSQGFDTNRSIEETLDLGWKLLGILPRSELKRIKESILDKYYVPADPMKH